The Mycobacterium seoulense genome has a window encoding:
- a CDS encoding TIGR03084 family metal-binding protein, protein MAGPEPIVADLRAESDELDALVAPLPPERWADPTPAPGWTIAHQIGHLLWTDRVALTAVTDEAGFAEELKAAAADPTGFVDAGADGLAALPPAELLADWRVTRGRLHDELLMVPAGRKLPWFGPPMSAASMATARLMETWAHGLDVADALGVKRVATDRLRSIAHLGVRTRDYAFFVNNLPAPVEPFLVELRGPSGDTWSWGPPDAAQRVTGSAEDFCYLVTQRRPLGALDLTAHGRDAQRWLEIAQAFAGPPGGGR, encoded by the coding sequence ATGGCGGGTCCCGAACCGATCGTGGCTGACCTACGGGCCGAAAGCGATGAACTTGACGCCCTGGTTGCACCGCTGCCGCCCGAACGCTGGGCCGATCCGACGCCCGCGCCCGGCTGGACGATCGCCCATCAGATCGGGCACCTGTTGTGGACCGACCGGGTCGCGCTGACCGCGGTCACCGACGAGGCCGGGTTCGCCGAAGAACTCAAGGCGGCCGCCGCCGACCCAACCGGCTTCGTCGACGCGGGCGCCGACGGGTTGGCGGCTCTGCCGCCGGCCGAGCTGCTCGCCGATTGGCGGGTCACCCGCGGCCGATTGCACGACGAGCTGCTGATGGTTCCCGCCGGGCGAAAACTTCCCTGGTTCGGGCCCCCGATGAGTGCGGCGTCGATGGCTACCGCGCGGTTGATGGAGACGTGGGCCCACGGACTGGACGTCGCGGACGCGCTGGGCGTCAAGCGGGTGGCCACCGACCGGCTGCGGTCGATCGCTCATCTTGGGGTGCGCACCCGCGACTACGCCTTTTTCGTGAACAACCTCCCCGCTCCCGTCGAGCCGTTCCTGGTCGAACTGCGGGGACCCAGCGGCGACACCTGGAGTTGGGGACCGCCCGACGCGGCCCAGCGGGTCACCGGTTCCGCGGAGGACTTCTGCTATCTGGTCACTCAGCGCCGCCCACTCGGTGCCCTCGACCTCACCGCGCACGGGCGCGACGCCCAGCGCTGGCTGGAGATCGCGCAGGCCTTCGCGGGCCCGCCCGGCGGCGGGCGATGA
- a CDS encoding DUF2710 family protein encodes MIVSGSGGGANLGDKDLVESVLRELSEAADKWEALVAQAEAVTYSVDLGDVYAVANADGRLLNLTLHPGVMTGYAHGELADRLNLAITALREEAEAENRASYGGPLH; translated from the coding sequence GTGATCGTGTCGGGTTCGGGCGGTGGCGCGAATCTCGGCGACAAGGATCTCGTCGAGTCGGTTCTTCGCGAACTGAGCGAGGCCGCCGACAAGTGGGAAGCCCTTGTGGCCCAGGCGGAGGCCGTCACCTACAGTGTCGATCTCGGCGACGTCTATGCCGTGGCGAATGCCGACGGGCGGTTGCTCAATCTGACGCTGCATCCCGGTGTGATGACCGGATACGCCCACGGCGAGCTCGCCGACAGACTGAACCTGGCGATCACGGCGTTGCGTGAAGAGGCCGAGGCCGAGAACCGGGCAAGTTACGGCGGTCCGCTGCACTGA
- a CDS encoding DUF5631 domain-containing protein: protein MAIFGRMTARQRLRRATRESLAMPAFSSPIDCTPWVIGGLWPAELATLTTENATLAEYLKVDLQRIADNANEQLRMIRRAGLADLSRQAEEARVIDEARARAVRRVESTIRQLRSVNAGYPRPQVAEPPSPDMEQTRIIPAVTDARPSEAPTRTVRKPRWRVADRPPPVTPQRGDEPGPPPQETPAQEIAAEAAPAPDMPEMPDMEETQVIPRAAEVEHVVEAPAEDMEPGQESVTNGRNYVAAQEPATHQDEPDWPPEADAAVTAIGETQVIPAIAEAEGVVGEPADSVSAMDWEPVATGRHHVDVEGADEAQHEPEPAETAAAASIEETQVIPAITEAEPVVDEPADSGRHHAVAGEAAAGHDEPQVPREPSGLPRGNSPIATGFEVDRLNRLLEYVVRQEPRLNWAVGDRADGTTVLVTDLAHGWIPAGITLPAGVRLLEPEPRTGRVGALIGDAVRVVTYAPGDSLRRSADFAATKSSVEPRELPAIEDLGRALSETTRRFDGLPRIVQRLADAAAADAVIIDQEVDVLRVHLDTARYQLLVQYPAVNPTLLLKCLLMAATEGLASGDAISANYHLAWYRKLAGPPPGA, encoded by the coding sequence GTGGCGATCTTCGGTCGGATGACGGCGCGTCAGCGCCTCCGGAGAGCTACCCGGGAATCATTGGCGATGCCGGCCTTCAGCTCTCCCATCGATTGCACCCCCTGGGTGATCGGTGGGCTTTGGCCTGCCGAGCTTGCGACGCTCACCACCGAAAACGCCACGCTCGCAGAGTATCTGAAGGTCGACCTGCAACGGATCGCCGACAACGCCAACGAGCAGCTGAGGATGATCAGACGTGCGGGGTTGGCCGATCTGTCCCGCCAAGCCGAAGAGGCACGGGTCATCGATGAGGCCCGTGCCCGCGCCGTGCGGCGCGTCGAATCGACGATTCGCCAGCTGCGCTCGGTGAACGCCGGGTATCCCCGCCCGCAGGTCGCCGAGCCGCCGTCGCCGGACATGGAGCAGACCCGCATCATTCCTGCTGTCACGGACGCGAGGCCTTCCGAAGCGCCCACCAGGACGGTGCGTAAGCCGCGGTGGCGGGTCGCCGACAGGCCGCCCCCCGTGACGCCGCAACGTGGGGACGAGCCCGGACCGCCGCCGCAGGAAACCCCTGCGCAGGAGATCGCGGCAGAGGCCGCGCCCGCGCCGGATATGCCGGAAATGCCGGATATGGAGGAGACGCAGGTCATCCCGCGCGCGGCTGAAGTGGAACACGTCGTCGAAGCGCCGGCCGAGGACATGGAACCCGGTCAGGAGTCGGTCACGAACGGTCGCAACTACGTGGCGGCGCAGGAGCCGGCAACGCACCAGGACGAACCCGACTGGCCCCCGGAGGCCGATGCCGCGGTGACCGCGATTGGGGAGACGCAGGTCATCCCCGCGATCGCCGAGGCCGAAGGCGTCGTCGGCGAGCCCGCCGACAGCGTGTCCGCGATGGATTGGGAGCCGGTCGCCACCGGTCGCCACCACGTCGACGTGGAGGGAGCGGACGAGGCCCAGCACGAGCCGGAACCCGCCGAGACCGCAGCGGCGGCTTCGATTGAGGAGACACAGGTCATCCCCGCGATCACCGAGGCCGAGCCCGTCGTCGACGAACCGGCGGACAGTGGTCGCCACCACGCGGTCGCAGGCGAGGCCGCTGCCGGGCACGATGAACCGCAGGTTCCCCGGGAGCCCTCCGGCCTGCCCCGCGGAAACAGTCCCATTGCAACGGGTTTCGAGGTCGACCGGCTGAACCGATTGCTCGAGTATGTGGTCCGCCAGGAGCCGCGGCTGAATTGGGCGGTCGGCGACCGTGCCGACGGTACGACGGTGTTGGTCACCGACCTCGCCCACGGCTGGATACCTGCAGGCATCACCCTTCCGGCCGGCGTGCGGTTGTTGGAACCCGAGCCACGCACCGGCAGGGTCGGCGCGTTGATCGGCGACGCGGTACGCGTCGTCACTTACGCCCCGGGTGACTCACTACGCCGCTCGGCCGACTTCGCCGCGACGAAATCGTCTGTGGAACCGCGCGAGCTCCCCGCGATCGAGGACCTGGGCAGGGCGCTGAGCGAGACCACGCGTCGCTTCGACGGGCTCCCCCGGATCGTGCAGAGGCTGGCGGACGCGGCTGCCGCGGACGCCGTGATCATCGACCAGGAGGTCGACGTGTTGCGGGTGCACCTCGATACGGCGCGCTACCAGCTCTTGGTCCAATACCCGGCGGTGAATCCGACACTTCTGCTCAAGTGCCTGTTGATGGCCGCCACCGAAGGCCTCGCCAGCGGCGACGCGATATCGGCGAACTACCACCTCGCCTGGTATCGGAAACTTGCCGGGCCGCCGCCCGGCGCGTAG
- a CDS encoding DUF2694 family protein, which translates to MTDADPAFDTVHPSGHILVRSCRGGYMHSVALSEEAMETDAETLARGILLTADVSCLKALLEIRDEILAAGHTPSAEVPTPRDLDAAIEKLLAHKLRRRGTAR; encoded by the coding sequence ATGACGGACGCGGATCCCGCTTTTGACACCGTTCACCCGAGTGGGCACATCCTCGTCCGCTCCTGCCGCGGCGGCTACATGCACAGCGTTGCGCTGAGCGAGGAGGCGATGGAGACCGACGCCGAGACGCTGGCACGCGGCATCTTGCTGACCGCCGACGTTTCTTGCCTCAAGGCATTGCTGGAGATTCGCGACGAAATCCTGGCGGCCGGGCATACCCCCTCGGCGGAGGTGCCCACCCCGCGCGATCTTGATGCGGCGATCGAAAAGTTGCTCGCACACAAACTGCGCCGCCGCGGCACCGCACGCTAG
- a CDS encoding ESX-1 secretion-associated protein — protein MADSIHVVPTHLRQAAARHQETSEYLRTVPSSHEAIQESLDSLGPIFGELRDAGRELLELRRQCYEQQAADHADLADKLAASAAMWEQHEQESARNLGGIADRGR, from the coding sequence ATGGCAGATTCGATTCATGTGGTGCCGACGCACTTGCGTCAAGCCGCCGCGCGTCACCAGGAAACCTCCGAGTACTTGCGCACGGTCCCGTCGTCGCATGAGGCAATACAGGAAAGCCTGGACTCCTTGGGCCCGATCTTCGGTGAACTTCGCGACGCCGGGCGCGAATTGCTCGAACTCCGACGCCAGTGCTACGAGCAACAAGCCGCAGACCACGCCGACCTGGCGGACAAACTCGCGGCGTCGGCGGCGATGTGGGAACAGCACGAGCAGGAGTCGGCGCGCAACCTCGGCGGCATTGCCGACCGCGGTCGATGA